A single window of Haliotis asinina isolate JCU_RB_2024 chromosome 5, JCU_Hal_asi_v2, whole genome shotgun sequence DNA harbors:
- the LOC137283166 gene encoding uncharacterized protein — translation MPVAAETEISQTFDPSGYFKNSSGGVFSEVELEGETDPLRSGNAIDGEDKSSDIYNIPVLETKPPNYMWLALCTTVFFNPLAGIIALVLAMQADGEYMRNNCERARRLGRVVKIICVVSIALTIFILIIVSSFFVPPTVQVST, via the exons ATGCCAGTCGCGGCAGAAACAGAAATCAGTCAAACATTTGATCCTAGTGGATATTTCAAGAATTCCAGTGGTGGCGTATTTTCTGAAGTTGAACTAGAAGGGGAAACAGACCCACTCAGGTCTGGAAACGCCATTGATGGGGAGGACAAGAGCTCCGATATTTACAACATCCCAGTTCTAGAGACCAAACCTCCAAACTACATGTGGCTAGCGCTGTGTACAACGGTGTTCTTCAATCCCCTCGCGGGCATAATCGCCTTGGTGTTAGCCA tGCAGGCGGACGGAGAGTACATGCGCAATAACTGTGAACGTGCTCGACGTCTTGGACGTGTGGTGAAGATCATATGCGTCGTCTCTATTGCTCTCAccatcttcatcctcatcatcgtcTCCAGCTTCTTTGTACCACCGACTGTCCAAGTTAGTACGTGA